A DNA window from Streptococcus sp. LPB0220 contains the following coding sequences:
- a CDS encoding YfcC family protein → MSEKMKKGFKMPSSFSVLLIIIAIMAVLTWIIPAGQYKVDDAGAIIAGSYESVKAHPQGIWDVLMAPINAMLGKAPTSAAIDVAFFILMVGGFLGVVNETGTLDVGIASIVRKYKGREKMLILILMPLFALGGTTYGMGEETMAFYPLLVPVMMSVGFDSLTGVAIILLGSQIGCLASTLNPFATVIASDTAGISSASGLLLRVIFWIVLTGLSTYYVYRYADKVQKDPTKSLTYATREEDLKHFNVDSGEEIPSQMNKKQKRVLLVFISTFVIMVAGFIPFKDLGIKFFETFNESLHKIPVLGQLIGNTDALGTWYFPQTAMLFAFMGILVGIIYGLKEDKIISSFMNGAADLLSVALIVAVARGIQVIMNDGMITATILHWGEEGLKGLSSQLFIVLTYIFYLPMSFLIPSSSGLASATMGIMAPLGKFVNVPGSLIVTAYQSASGVLNLIAPTSGIVMGALALGRVDLSAWWKFMGKLVVAIVVITIALLLLGTVVPFLQ, encoded by the coding sequence ATGAGTGAAAAAATGAAAAAAGGATTTAAGATGCCTTCATCTTTTTCCGTATTGTTAATTATCATTGCTATTATGGCAGTGTTAACTTGGATTATTCCAGCTGGTCAATACAAGGTTGACGATGCAGGTGCTATCATTGCAGGTAGTTATGAATCTGTAAAAGCACATCCTCAAGGGATTTGGGATGTCTTGATGGCCCCAATCAATGCCATGCTTGGTAAAGCACCAACTAGTGCAGCGATTGACGTAGCCTTCTTCATCTTAATGGTCGGTGGTTTCCTTGGTGTTGTGAACGAAACAGGTACCCTTGATGTAGGGATTGCTTCTATCGTTCGTAAATACAAAGGCCGCGAAAAAATGTTGATCTTGATCTTGATGCCATTGTTTGCCCTTGGTGGTACAACTTATGGTATGGGTGAAGAAACCATGGCCTTCTATCCACTTCTTGTACCTGTTATGATGTCCGTTGGTTTTGACAGCTTGACAGGGGTAGCCATTATCCTCTTAGGATCCCAAATCGGATGTTTGGCGTCAACATTGAACCCATTTGCAACAGTTATCGCTTCTGATACTGCAGGTATCTCAAGTGCTTCAGGTCTCTTGCTCCGTGTAATCTTCTGGATTGTCTTGACAGGACTTAGCACATACTATGTATACCGTTATGCAGATAAGGTTCAAAAAGACCCAACCAAATCTCTCACCTATGCAACTCGTGAAGAAGATTTGAAACACTTCAATGTTGATAGTGGCGAAGAAATTCCTTCACAAATGAACAAGAAACAAAAACGTGTCTTGCTCGTCTTCATCTCAACATTCGTTATCATGGTTGCTGGATTTATCCCATTCAAAGATTTGGGTATTAAATTCTTTGAAACCTTCAACGAATCTCTCCATAAAATTCCAGTACTTGGTCAATTGATCGGTAACACAGATGCTCTTGGTACATGGTACTTCCCTCAAACAGCTATGCTCTTTGCCTTCATGGGAATCCTTGTTGGTATCATTTATGGCTTGAAAGAAGATAAAATCATTTCATCTTTCATGAATGGTGCAGCTGACCTCTTGAGTGTTGCTCTTATCGTAGCGGTAGCACGTGGTATCCAAGTCATCATGAACGACGGTATGATCACTGCGACAATTCTTCACTGGGGTGAAGAAGGACTTAAAGGTCTTTCATCTCAATTGTTCATTGTCTTGACTTACATTTTCTACTTGCCAATGTCATTCTTGATCCCATCATCATCTGGTCTTGCCAGTGCAACAATGGGTATCATGGCACCTCTTGGTAAATTCGTCAATGTACCAGGTAGCTTGATTGTCACAGCTTACCAATCTGCATCTGGTGTCTTGAACTTGATCGCACCAACTTCAGGTATCGTAATGGGAGCTCTTGCTCTTGGACGTGTTGACTTGAGTGCATGGTGGAAATTCATGGGTAAATTGGTCGTAGCGATTGTTGTGATCACCATTGCCCTTCTTCTACTAGGAACTGTGGTTCCATTCTTGCAATAG
- a CDS encoding arginine repressor, whose translation MNKIESRHRLIRSIISERRIHTQQELQEALEANGVLVTQSTLSRDVKSLNLVKINEGDSSYYAMNTIAPSRWEKRLRMYMEDALVMLRPVQNQVVVKTLPGLAQSFGAILDALELQEIVATICGDDVCLVICEDNQGALDCFEKLKEFTPPFFFSK comes from the coding sequence ATGAATAAAATTGAAAGCCGCCATCGCTTGATCCGCTCGATCATTTCTGAGCGTAGGATTCATACCCAACAAGAACTCCAGGAAGCCTTAGAAGCCAATGGTGTTCTCGTTACCCAGTCCACCCTTTCACGGGATGTCAAATCCTTGAATCTAGTAAAAATTAACGAGGGGGATAGTTCCTACTATGCCATGAACACCATCGCTCCTTCCCGTTGGGAAAAGCGCCTGCGGATGTATATGGAAGATGCCTTAGTCATGTTGCGGCCCGTTCAAAACCAGGTCGTTGTAAAAACTCTTCCAGGTCTGGCCCAATCCTTTGGAGCAATCTTAGATGCACTGGAACTCCAAGAAATTGTAGCCACCATCTGTGGAGACGATGTCTGTTTGGTTATCTGCGAAGACAACCAAGGAGCTTTGGATTGTTTTGAAAAATTAAAAGAATTCACCCCACCCTTCTTCTTTAGTAAATAA
- a CDS encoding glucosamine-6-phosphate deaminase, translating to MKIIEVKDQIEGGKVAFDILKETLKEGAQTLGLATGSSPLEFYKQIRESDLDLSNLISVNLDEYVGLTGDDPQSYRYFMEKNLFDAKPFKESYLPSGVEESADQEVIRYNKILEDHPVDLQILGIGRNGHIGFNEPGTPFDSQTHLVQLDDSTIEANSRFFDKIEDVPTQAISMGIANILAAKSIVLFAYGESKAQAIKGTVEGERTEKVPASALQGHPNVTIIADKEALSLLSR from the coding sequence ATGAAAATTATTGAAGTAAAGGACCAAATTGAGGGTGGAAAAGTTGCCTTTGATATATTAAAAGAAACCTTAAAGGAAGGTGCGCAAACCTTAGGTCTTGCGACTGGAAGCAGTCCCCTTGAGTTTTATAAACAAATTCGTGAAAGTGATTTGGATTTGTCTAATCTAATCAGTGTGAACTTAGATGAATACGTAGGGTTGACGGGAGATGATCCTCAATCTTATCGGTATTTCATGGAGAAAAATCTCTTTGATGCCAAACCATTCAAAGAAAGCTATCTCCCATCAGGTGTAGAAGAATCTGCCGATCAGGAAGTAATCCGTTATAACAAAATACTCGAAGACCATCCAGTGGATCTTCAAATCTTGGGAATCGGACGCAATGGGCATATCGGTTTTAATGAGCCAGGTACACCTTTTGATAGTCAGACCCACTTAGTTCAGTTGGATGACTCTACCATTGAGGCCAATTCTCGTTTCTTTGATAAGATCGAAGATGTACCAACCCAAGCCATTTCGATGGGGATTGCCAATATCTTAGCTGCGAAATCAATTGTCTTGTTTGCTTATGGGGAATCAAAAGCCCAAGCAATCAAAGGTACAGTAGAGGGTGAAAGGACAGAAAAAGTGCCAGCTAGTGCCCTTCAAGGACATCCAAATGTGACCATTATTGCGGATAAGGAAGCCTTGAGCTTGTTAAGTCGATAA
- a CDS encoding dipeptidase: MKNRIKNDVKEQFLNSLQTIISYPSVLNEGENGTPFGQAIQDVLEKTLELARELGFQTYIDPEGYYGYAEIGQGEELLAVLCHLDVVPAGDLQDWQTPPFEATIVGDYLVGRGVQDDKGPSLAALYAVKSLLDDGIQFTKRIRFIFGTDEETLWRCMNRYNQIEEQADLGFAPDSSFPLTYAEKGLLQVKLHGPGWDDLPLQAGQALNVVPDKATYAGHRLEELLPVLDQSGVRYSQTEDSVTVLGVSKHSKDAAEGVNAIVGLAESLSLIQPHPALLFIADAVGEDATGEALFGRITDEPSGDLSFNLATLVIDHEQSEIGIDIRIPVLADKDALVARLQEIAASYQLEYEEFDYLAPLYVPLDSPLVSSLMAVYQEETGDKTPAMSSGGATFARTMENCVAFGALFPGAEQTEHQANERAKIDDLYAAMEIYREAIQRLATT, encoded by the coding sequence ATGAAAAATAGAATAAAGAACGATGTAAAAGAGCAGTTTTTAAACTCGCTTCAAACCATCATTTCTTACCCTTCTGTATTAAATGAAGGGGAAAATGGAACACCGTTTGGACAAGCTATCCAAGATGTCTTAGAAAAAACCTTAGAGCTTGCTCGAGAATTAGGTTTTCAAACATATATAGATCCTGAAGGATACTATGGATATGCAGAGATCGGTCAGGGGGAAGAACTCCTGGCCGTTCTTTGTCACTTGGATGTTGTTCCAGCCGGTGATTTACAAGATTGGCAAACGCCACCTTTTGAAGCGACCATTGTCGGTGACTATCTAGTAGGTCGTGGTGTGCAGGATGATAAGGGGCCGTCACTCGCTGCCCTCTATGCAGTTAAGAGTTTACTGGATGATGGCATCCAGTTTACCAAACGAATCCGCTTTATTTTTGGGACGGATGAAGAAACCTTGTGGCGCTGTATGAACCGCTACAACCAAATCGAAGAGCAAGCAGATCTTGGATTTGCACCGGATTCTTCTTTCCCATTAACCTATGCTGAAAAAGGCTTATTACAAGTGAAATTGCATGGTCCAGGTTGGGATGATCTTCCCTTACAGGCTGGTCAGGCCCTCAATGTTGTTCCAGACAAGGCGACCTATGCTGGTCATCGTTTGGAAGAGTTGCTTCCTGTTTTGGATCAAAGTGGGGTTCGGTATAGCCAAACAGAAGATTCTGTAACGGTTTTGGGTGTTTCCAAGCACTCTAAAGATGCAGCTGAAGGAGTGAATGCTATTGTCGGTTTAGCGGAAAGTTTATCCCTCATCCAACCCCATCCAGCTTTGCTCTTTATCGCAGATGCAGTTGGTGAGGATGCGACTGGTGAGGCTCTATTTGGCAGAATTACAGATGAACCAAGTGGAGATCTTTCCTTCAATCTTGCGACCCTTGTGATCGATCATGAACAATCGGAAATCGGAATTGATATCCGGATCCCCGTCTTAGCAGACAAGGATGCCTTAGTAGCTCGTTTGCAAGAAATTGCAGCTAGCTATCAGTTGGAATATGAAGAGTTTGATTATCTGGCTCCTTTATATGTTCCTTTGGATAGTCCTTTAGTCAGCTCTTTGATGGCCGTCTATCAGGAAGAAACTGGTGATAAGACACCAGCTATGTCTTCTGGTGGTGCGACATTTGCGCGGACCATGGAAAATTGTGTTGCCTTTGGGGCTCTTTTCCCAGGTGCAGAACAGACCGAGCACCAAGCCAATGAACGTGCAAAAATTGACGATCTATACGCTGCGATGGAAATCTATCGAGAAGCCATTCAACGCTTAGCCACAACATAA
- the arcC gene encoding carbamate kinase has product MSRKIVVALGGNAILSSDPSAQAQQEALVETAKHLVKLIKNGDDLIITHGNGPQVGNLLLQHLAANSEKNPAFPLDSLVAMTEGSIGYWLQNALQNALHEEGIEKDVASVVTQVVVDKNDPAFVNLSKPIGPFYSEDEAKAEAEKSGATFKEDAGRGWRKVVASPKPVDIKEINTIRTLLNDGQVVVAAGGGGIPVVKEANGSLTGVEAVIDKDFASQRLAELVEADLFIVLTGVDYVFVNYNKPDQAKLEHVNVAQLEEYIKQDQFAPGSMLPKVEAAIAFVNGRPEGKAVITSLENLGALIESESGTIIQKD; this is encoded by the coding sequence ATGTCAAGAAAAATCGTCGTTGCTTTGGGAGGAAATGCGATTCTCTCATCTGATCCTTCTGCTCAAGCTCAACAAGAAGCACTTGTAGAAACAGCAAAACACTTAGTCAAATTAATCAAAAACGGGGATGACTTGATCATCACTCACGGAAATGGTCCTCAAGTAGGGAACCTTTTGCTCCAACACTTGGCAGCAAACTCTGAAAAGAACCCTGCTTTCCCACTTGATTCATTGGTTGCTATGACCGAAGGAAGCATTGGCTACTGGCTTCAAAATGCTCTTCAAAATGCTCTTCATGAAGAAGGAATCGAAAAAGATGTGGCTTCTGTTGTGACACAAGTCGTTGTTGATAAGAATGACCCAGCTTTTGTCAACCTCAGCAAACCAATCGGTCCATTCTACTCAGAAGATGAAGCAAAAGCAGAAGCTGAAAAATCAGGAGCAACCTTCAAAGAAGATGCTGGTCGTGGCTGGCGTAAAGTTGTTGCTTCACCAAAACCAGTGGATATCAAAGAAATCAATACCATCCGTACTTTGTTGAACGACGGTCAAGTCGTTGTGGCAGCCGGTGGTGGCGGTATCCCAGTTGTGAAAGAAGCAAATGGTAGCTTGACTGGTGTTGAAGCCGTTATCGATAAAGACTTTGCATCTCAACGTTTGGCTGAATTAGTAGAAGCAGACCTCTTCATCGTTTTGACCGGTGTAGACTATGTTTTTGTGAACTATAACAAACCAGACCAAGCAAAATTGGAACATGTCAATGTAGCTCAATTGGAAGAATATATCAAACAAGACCAATTTGCACCAGGAAGCATGCTTCCTAAAGTAGAAGCTGCGATTGCCTTCGTCAATGGTCGTCCAGAAGGAAAAGCAGTTATTACATCACTTGAAAACCTTGGAGCTTTGATTGAGTCTGAAAGTGGAACAATCATCCAAAAAGACTAA
- a CDS encoding DUF1958 domain-containing protein encodes MIKKYLIHICLLMSLLCQPILASADELVDMAQKMYPNDNVQAINRPHSSLIIDGNTGNVLWKDNIDEVRDPASMSKLMTLYLLFEDMANGKISKDTVIKATASDQAIGKIYEISNNNIVAGVDYTIPELITMTVVPSSNVSTLMLANLMSNNDPDAFIERMNAKAKELGMTNTVWNNPSGAAISTLQGYYQVNNYPNDAANQTTARDLGILVYHFINQYPDILNYTNQAQVTVKKGTPYEETFDTYNYSLPGAKYALKGVDGLKTGSSPRGAFNYIATIKRGNQRLIAVIMGVGDWADQDGEYYRHPFGNALIEKAYKDFGYKKLLDAGVQKIDGKTYTLEKPFYATVKKGAKEPTLAVKDGYLTVDNDLYTLSEGIRDDMKVEEGSKPELVKETASGEKTPAKHSKWLSLDHFLILIPILILIIILSIEKQSRERRKKDAQKRYNKE; translated from the coding sequence ATGATAAAAAAATATTTGATCCATATTTGCCTCCTTATGAGTCTCTTATGCCAGCCAATTCTAGCGAGTGCGGATGAATTGGTGGATATGGCGCAAAAGATGTATCCAAATGACAATGTCCAAGCCATTAACCGTCCACATTCTTCGCTTATTATTGACGGAAATACGGGCAATGTTCTTTGGAAAGACAATATCGATGAAGTCAGAGATCCTGCCAGCATGAGTAAGCTCATGACGCTCTATCTCTTGTTTGAAGATATGGCAAATGGCAAGATCAGTAAGGATACAGTGATCAAGGCGACCGCTTCAGACCAAGCGATCGGAAAGATCTATGAGATCTCCAACAATAATATTGTTGCTGGGGTAGACTACACAATTCCTGAGTTGATTACCATGACAGTGGTTCCATCCTCAAATGTATCGACCCTCATGTTGGCCAATCTCATGTCCAACAATGATCCAGATGCCTTTATCGAGCGCATGAATGCCAAGGCTAAGGAATTAGGGATGACCAATACGGTCTGGAATAACCCGAGTGGGGCGGCCATCTCCACCTTGCAGGGCTACTATCAGGTCAACAATTATCCAAATGATGCGGCCAACCAGACAACTGCGCGTGATTTAGGGATTCTGGTTTATCATTTTATCAATCAATACCCAGATATTTTAAACTATACCAATCAAGCACAAGTCACGGTCAAAAAAGGGACTCCATATGAGGAAACCTTTGATACCTACAATTATTCATTGCCAGGAGCCAAGTATGCCTTGAAAGGTGTGGATGGTTTGAAAACTGGTTCAAGCCCTCGTGGAGCTTTCAACTATATCGCGACCATCAAACGGGGCAATCAGCGCTTAATTGCTGTCATTATGGGCGTAGGAGATTGGGCAGACCAAGATGGGGAATATTACCGTCACCCGTTTGGCAATGCCTTGATCGAAAAAGCCTATAAAGATTTTGGCTATAAAAAATTGCTAGATGCAGGTGTCCAGAAGATTGACGGAAAGACCTATACACTTGAAAAACCCTTCTATGCAACGGTTAAAAAAGGTGCTAAAGAACCGACCCTTGCGGTAAAAGATGGCTATCTGACAGTAGATAATGATCTCTACACCTTGTCTGAAGGTATCCGAGATGATATGAAGGTGGAAGAAGGATCCAAGCCAGAGCTTGTCAAAGAAACAGCAAGTGGGGAAAAGACACCGGCTAAGCACAGTAAATGGCTTTCGCTGGATCACTTCCTGATTTTGATTCCAATTCTCATTCTTATCATCATTCTCTCGATTGAAAAACAGAGTCGTGAGAGACGCAAAAAAGATGCTCAAAAGCGCTATAATAAAGAATAA
- a CDS encoding competence protein CoiA, with protein sequence MFIAMDNNQKRWNCMEEIPAVTEGPFYCLACHSPVRLKNGSVLRAHFAHVELQHCPYHHEAESFEHLELKASLYDWASKESKTEVESYLADFQQIADLLVVDKNLALEVQCSSLSLERLKERSDAYRSHGYQVYWLLGKKLWLKERLTKLQAGFLYFSQNRGFHLWELDLTKKELRLQYLIHEDLRGRLHYQTEVFPFGQRSLLEVLRTPYLSQPMQQMAVELDRTFLTYIQQQLFYRHPKWLKLQEELYMQGQHLMELGLDFFYPLCRPILSQNLLQIKEDVEGYYQQFMTYYQSQGIQSVQILYPPRFYAQQKS encoded by the coding sequence ATGTTTATTGCCATGGATAACAATCAAAAGCGGTGGAACTGTATGGAAGAGATCCCAGCTGTGACAGAAGGTCCCTTCTATTGCTTAGCTTGTCATAGTCCAGTGCGTCTAAAAAATGGCTCGGTTCTACGGGCTCATTTTGCTCATGTAGAATTACAGCATTGTCCCTATCATCACGAAGCGGAGAGTTTTGAACATCTGGAATTGAAAGCCAGTCTTTATGACTGGGCCTCTAAGGAGTCTAAAACAGAGGTAGAAAGTTATTTAGCAGACTTTCAACAAATTGCCGATCTTTTGGTAGTAGACAAGAACTTAGCTTTGGAAGTGCAGTGCAGCTCCCTATCTTTAGAACGCTTGAAGGAGAGAAGCGATGCTTATCGATCCCATGGTTACCAGGTCTATTGGTTACTTGGTAAAAAGTTGTGGCTCAAGGAAAGACTGACAAAGCTACAGGCTGGTTTTCTTTATTTTAGTCAGAATCGCGGGTTCCATCTTTGGGAATTGGATCTGACAAAGAAAGAGTTACGTTTGCAATACCTCATCCATGAGGATTTGAGAGGGCGATTGCATTATCAAACAGAAGTTTTCCCTTTTGGTCAAAGGTCTTTACTGGAAGTCTTACGGACCCCTTATCTTTCGCAACCAATGCAGCAAATGGCAGTCGAGCTCGATCGGACATTTTTAACGTATATACAGCAGCAACTCTTTTATCGTCATCCAAAGTGGCTGAAGCTTCAGGAAGAACTCTATATGCAGGGACAACATCTGATGGAACTGGGGCTAGATTTCTTTTATCCTCTTTGTCGTCCGATCCTTTCACAGAACTTGCTCCAAATTAAAGAGGATGTAGAAGGTTACTACCAGCAATTTATGACCTATTATCAGTCGCAAGGAATCCAATCCGTTCAGATCCTTTATCCCCCACGTTTTTATGCTCAACAGAAAAGCTAA
- the queA gene encoding tRNA preQ1(34) S-adenosylmethionine ribosyltransferase-isomerase QueA, producing MNTNDFDFDLPEELIAQTPLEKRDASKLLILDRKTGQFQDRHFDAILDELEPGDALVMNNTRVLPARLHGVKPETGGHVEFLLLKNTQDDCWEVLAKPAKRLKVGATVSFGDGRLTATVEEELEHGGRIVRFHYQGIFLEVLESLGEMPLPPYIHEKLADRERYQTVYAKENGSAAAPTAGLHFTKELLQKIEAKGVHLVYLTLHVGLGTFRPVSVDNLEDHEMHSEFYQLSEEAAATLRQVKAAGKRIVAVGTTSIRTLETIGNKFDGDIQADSGWTNIFIKPGYEWKVVDAFSTNFHLPKSTLVMLVSAFAGRELTLEAYHHAIQERYRFFSFGDAMFIK from the coding sequence ATGAATACTAACGACTTTGACTTTGATTTGCCTGAAGAACTGATTGCTCAAACCCCTCTTGAAAAACGAGATGCCTCTAAACTCTTGATCCTCGATCGAAAAACAGGGCAATTCCAAGACCGTCATTTTGATGCAATTTTGGATGAATTGGAGCCAGGAGATGCTCTTGTCATGAACAATACGCGCGTTCTACCAGCCCGCCTTCATGGAGTCAAACCAGAAACAGGTGGTCACGTCGAATTCCTTCTCCTTAAAAATACGCAAGATGACTGTTGGGAAGTCTTGGCAAAACCTGCAAAACGCTTAAAGGTAGGGGCCACAGTCAGCTTCGGAGATGGTCGTTTGACCGCAACCGTTGAGGAAGAATTAGAGCACGGAGGCCGTATCGTTCGCTTCCACTACCAAGGGATCTTTTTAGAAGTTCTAGAAAGCCTTGGTGAAATGCCACTTCCTCCCTATATTCACGAAAAACTTGCTGACCGCGAGCGCTACCAAACCGTTTACGCCAAAGAAAATGGTTCTGCAGCAGCTCCAACGGCAGGTCTTCATTTCACCAAAGAATTGCTCCAAAAGATTGAAGCAAAAGGGGTTCACCTGGTCTATTTGACCCTTCATGTGGGCCTGGGAACCTTCCGTCCAGTATCCGTGGACAATCTTGAAGACCATGAGATGCACTCTGAATTTTACCAACTTTCTGAAGAGGCTGCTGCTACCCTTCGTCAGGTAAAAGCTGCAGGAAAACGCATCGTAGCTGTTGGAACGACTTCTATTCGAACCCTTGAAACAATTGGCAATAAATTTGATGGAGACATCCAAGCCGATTCAGGTTGGACCAATATCTTTATCAAACCAGGTTATGAATGGAAAGTCGTCGACGCCTTTTCAACCAACTTCCACCTTCCAAAATCAACTCTGGTCATGTTGGTTTCTGCCTTTGCTGGCCGCGAATTAACCCTCGAAGCCTACCACCATGCGATTCAAGAACGCTACCGCTTCTTCAGCTTTGGGGATGCTATGTTCATCAAGTAA
- a CDS encoding MFS transporter, whose protein sequence is MKKFRNSYAAYMLLYSFYFMSTSLFTTLISVYLMGKHYSATQVSTLVSVAFFLSMVAQPFFGYINERFGIVKMTTLSLSVIIGGVFGFLWAPNLFWLTVFYGIVLVCLNGTAPMMEVFATQSPYAFGKIRVWGTIGYSVGVQIAGWVYHQFNPQAVYYTVLITIVFSLFCLSAVRMKKKETVVEKEKHPVSIRPLLHNGPYLFFIVLIGLASGVGNIGHTYIPELLMDSGLPVHIASTVVAISVVVEAPLIFFSDRFMDHWPLRVLIALPIGIIFAQYVVYALPSPVFLKVIMTLLAKHTTGMVLIMVSLRFIAQQVNGKDLVLAMAIVQGARYLGTILLQPLAALCIERGGYQVMSFFLAGVVGIVFLLSFALKMPQGKAHGLFGGKAD, encoded by the coding sequence ATGAAAAAATTCCGAAATTCTTATGCGGCTTATATGCTGCTCTATAGTTTTTATTTTATGTCCACATCTCTCTTTACGACCCTTATTTCCGTTTATTTGATGGGAAAGCACTATAGTGCAACTCAAGTGTCGACCTTGGTATCGGTTGCCTTTTTCTTATCCATGGTAGCCCAACCCTTCTTTGGGTATATCAATGAGCGATTTGGAATCGTAAAAATGACGACCCTCAGTCTGAGTGTGATCATTGGTGGTGTCTTCGGATTTCTTTGGGCCCCCAATCTCTTTTGGCTGACCGTTTTTTATGGAATTGTTCTAGTCTGTTTGAATGGGACAGCTCCCATGATGGAAGTTTTTGCAACGCAAAGTCCATACGCTTTTGGGAAGATTCGCGTTTGGGGGACCATTGGCTACTCGGTCGGTGTCCAAATAGCCGGTTGGGTCTATCATCAATTTAACCCTCAAGCTGTCTATTATACCGTTTTGATCACCATTGTATTTAGTCTCTTCTGCCTAAGTGCGGTTCGAATGAAGAAAAAAGAGACAGTCGTAGAAAAGGAAAAACACCCTGTCTCTATTCGTCCTCTTCTTCACAATGGACCTTATCTCTTCTTTATTGTGTTGATTGGCTTGGCTTCAGGTGTTGGAAATATTGGTCATACCTATATTCCTGAGCTACTCATGGATAGCGGTCTACCAGTCCATATTGCCTCAACGGTTGTAGCTATCTCGGTTGTAGTGGAAGCCCCCTTGATCTTTTTCTCTGATCGATTCATGGACCACTGGCCTTTACGGGTTTTGATCGCTCTTCCAATCGGGATTATTTTTGCTCAATATGTTGTCTACGCTCTTCCAAGTCCTGTCTTCTTAAAAGTGATAATGACACTCTTAGCTAAGCATACAACAGGGATGGTTTTGATTATGGTCTCCTTACGGTTTATTGCCCAACAGGTAAATGGTAAAGACTTGGTTCTTGCCATGGCCATTGTCCAAGGAGCTCGTTATTTAGGAACCATTCTTTTACAACCTCTCGCAGCCCTCTGTATTGAAAGAGGTGGTTACCAAGTCATGAGTTTCTTTTTAGCAGGGGTTGTAGGGATCGTCTTTTTGCTGAGTTTTGCCTTAAAAATGCCCCAAGGGAAGGCTCACGGCCTTTTTGGTGGCAAAGCAGACTAA